In Lates calcarifer isolate ASB-BC8 linkage group LG4, TLL_Latcal_v3, whole genome shotgun sequence, a genomic segment contains:
- the LOC108884771 gene encoding tripartite motif-containing protein 16 isoform X2, with protein sequence MAQKGVQLDQETFSCSICLDLLKDPVTIPCGHSYCMDCIKLFWDEEDQKKIHSCPQCRQTFTPRPVLVKNTMLAVLVEELKKTGLQAAPADHCYAGPEDVACDFCTGRKLKAVKSCLDCPASYCEKHLQPHYESPSFEKHKLVDPSKKLQENICSRHDEVMKMFCRTDQQCICYLCSVDEHKGHDTVSAAAERTERQRELELSRLKIQQRIQDREKDVKELQQEVEAINRSADKTVEDSEKMFTELIRLMEKRRSDVKQQIRSQQKTEVSRVKELQEKLQQKITELKRKDAELKQLSHTEDHNQFLHNYPSLSQLSESTDSSSIKIRPLRYFEDVTAAVSELRDKLQDILTEKWTNISLTLTEVDVLLSQPEPKTRAEFLRYSQEITLDPNTVKTHLLLSEENRRATLTCKQQSYSNHPDRFTKWCQVLSRESLTGRCYWEVEWTGRGVHVAVAYKNIRRAGYSDECIFGRNNNSWALNCKQNCYEFWFNNIQTPVSGPQSSRVGVYLDHRAGILSFYSVSETMTLLHRVQTTFTQPLYAGLSLYSSYGDTAEFCKLT encoded by the exons ATGGCGCAGAAAGGAGTTCAGCTGGACCAGGAAACCTTCTCCTGTTCGATCTGTCTGGATCTACTGAAGGATCCAGTGACTATTCCCTGTGGACACAGCTACTGCATGGACTGTATAAAACTCTTCTGGGATGAAGAAGATCAGAAGAAAATCCACAGCTGCCCTCAGTGTAGACAGACCTTCACACCGAGGCCTGTCCTGGTGAAAAACACCATGTTAGCAGTTTtagtggaggagctgaagaagactGGACTCCAAGCTGCTCCTGCTGATCACTGCTATGCTGGACCTGAAGATGTGGCCTGTGATTTCTGCACtggaagaaaactgaaagctgtCAAGTCCTGTTTGGATTGTCCTGCCTCTTACTGTGAGAAACACCTGCAGCCTCATTATGAATCTCCATCATTTGAGAAACACAAGCTGGTGGACCCCTCCAAGAAGCTCCAGGAGAACATCTGCTCTCGTCACGATGAGGTGATGAAGATGTTCTGTCGTACTGATCAGCAGTGtatctgttatctctgctctgtggatgAACATAAAGGCCACGACAcagtctcagctgcagcagaaaggactgagaggcagagagagctggagctgagtcgactaaaaatccagcagagaatccaggacagagagaaagatgtgaaggagctTCAACAGGAGGTGGAGGCTATCAATCGCTCTGCTGATAAAACAGTGGAGGACAGTGAGAAGATGTTCACTGAGCTGATCCGtctgatggagaaaagaaggtctgatgtgaagcagcagatcagatccCAGCAGAAAACTGAAGTGAGTCGAGTCAAAGAGCttcaggagaagctgcagcagaagatcactgagctgaagaggaaagatgctgagctgaagcagctctcacacacagaggatcacAACCAGTTTCTACATAACTACCCCTCACTGTCACAACTCAGTGAATCTACAGACTCATCCAGCATCAAGATCCGTCCTCTGAGGTACTTTGAggatgtgacagcagctgtgtcagagctcagagataaACTACAGGACATTCTGACAGAGAAATGGACAAACatctcactgacactgactgaagtggatgttttactgtcacaacCAGAGCCCAAGACCAGAGCTGAGTTCTTAAGATATTCACAGGAAATTACACTGGATCCAAACACAGTAAAGACACATCTGTTATTGTCTGAGGAAAACAGAAGAGCAACGctaacatgtaaacaacagtcTTATTCTAATCACCCAGACAGATTCACTAAATGGTGTCAGGTCCTGAGtagagagagtctgactggacgttgttactgggaggtggagtggacaggaagaggagTTCATGTAGCAGTCGCATACAAGAATATCAGGAGAGCAGGGTACTCGGATGAATGTATATTTGGACGCAACAACAATTCTTGGGCATTAAATTGTAAACAAAATTGTTATGAATTTTGGTTCAACAATATCCAAACTCCAGTCTCAG GTCCTCAGTCCTCCAGAGTAGGAGTGTACCTGGATCACAGAGCAGGtattctgtccttctacagcGTCTCTGAAACCAtgactctcctccacagagtccagaccacattcactcagcctctctatGCTGGACTTTCACTTTATTCTTCTTATGGAGACACTGCTGAGTTCTGTAAACTAACATAA
- the LOC108884771 gene encoding tripartite motif-containing protein 16 isoform X1: protein MAQKGVQLDQETFSCSICLDLLKDPVTIPCGHSYCMDCIKLFWDEEDQKKIHSCPQCRQTFTPRPVLVKNTMLAVLVEELKKTGLQAAPADHCYAGPEDVACDFCTGRKLKAVKSCLDCPASYCEKHLQPHYESPSFEKHKLVDPSKKLQENICSRHDEVMKMFCRTDQQCICYLCSVDEHKGHDTVSAAAERTERQRELELSRLKIQQRIQDREKDVKELQQEVEAINRSADKTVEDSEKMFTELIRLMEKRRSDVKQQIRSQQKTEVSRVKELQEKLQQKITELKRKDAELKQLSHTEDHNQFLHNYPSLSQLSESTDSSSIKIRPLRYFEDVTAAVSELRDKLQDILTEKWTNISLTLTEVDVLLSQPEPKTRAEFLRYSQEITLDPNTVKTHLLLSEENRRATLTCKQQSYSNHPDRFTKWCQVLSRESLTGRCYWEVEWTGRGVHVAVAYKNIRRAGYSDECIFGRNNNSWALNCKQNCYEFWFNNIQTPVSGPQTFRVGVYLDHRAGILSFYSVSETMTLLHRVQTTFTQPLYAGLRLNLYDGDTAEFCKLI, encoded by the coding sequence ATGGCGCAGAAAGGAGTTCAGCTGGACCAGGAAACCTTCTCCTGTTCGATCTGTCTGGATCTACTGAAGGATCCAGTGACTATTCCCTGTGGACACAGCTACTGCATGGACTGTATAAAACTCTTCTGGGATGAAGAAGATCAGAAGAAAATCCACAGCTGCCCTCAGTGTAGACAGACCTTCACACCGAGGCCTGTCCTGGTGAAAAACACCATGTTAGCAGTTTtagtggaggagctgaagaagactGGACTCCAAGCTGCTCCTGCTGATCACTGCTATGCTGGACCTGAAGATGTGGCCTGTGATTTCTGCACtggaagaaaactgaaagctgtCAAGTCCTGTTTGGATTGTCCTGCCTCTTACTGTGAGAAACACCTGCAGCCTCATTATGAATCTCCATCATTTGAGAAACACAAGCTGGTGGACCCCTCCAAGAAGCTCCAGGAGAACATCTGCTCTCGTCACGATGAGGTGATGAAGATGTTCTGTCGTACTGATCAGCAGTGtatctgttatctctgctctgtggatgAACATAAAGGCCACGACAcagtctcagctgcagcagaaaggactgagaggcagagagagctggagctgagtcgactaaaaatccagcagagaatccaggacagagagaaagatgtgaaggagctTCAACAGGAGGTGGAGGCTATCAATCGCTCTGCTGATAAAACAGTGGAGGACAGTGAGAAGATGTTCACTGAGCTGATCCGtctgatggagaaaagaaggtctgatgtgaagcagcagatcagatccCAGCAGAAAACTGAAGTGAGTCGAGTCAAAGAGCttcaggagaagctgcagcagaagatcactgagctgaagaggaaagatgctgagctgaagcagctctcacacacagaggatcacAACCAGTTTCTACATAACTACCCCTCACTGTCACAACTCAGTGAATCTACAGACTCATCCAGCATCAAGATCCGTCCTCTGAGGTACTTTGAggatgtgacagcagctgtgtcagagctcagagataaACTACAGGACATTCTGACAGAGAAATGGACAAACatctcactgacactgactgaagtggatgttttactgtcacaacCAGAGCCCAAGACCAGAGCTGAGTTCTTAAGATATTCACAGGAAATTACACTGGATCCAAACACAGTAAAGACACATCTGTTATTGTCTGAGGAAAACAGAAGAGCAACGctaacatgtaaacaacagtcTTATTCTAATCACCCAGACAGATTCACTAAATGGTGTCAGGTCCTGAGtagagagagtctgactggacgttgttactgggaggtggagtggacaggaagaggagTTCATGTAGCAGTCGCATACAAGAATATCAGGAGAGCAGGGTACTCGGATGAATGTATATTTGGACGCAACAACAATTCTTGGGCATTAAATTGTAAACAAAATTGTTATGAATTTTGGTTCAACAATATCCAAACTCCAGTCTCAGGTCCTCAGACCTTCAGAGTAGGAGTGTACCTGGATCACAGAGCAGGtattctgtccttctacagcGTCTCTGAAACCAtgactctcctccacagagtccagaccacattcactcagcctctctatGCTGGACTTCGGCTTAACTTGTACGATGGAGACACTGCTGAGTTCTGTAAACTCATTTAA
- the LOC127142395 gene encoding tripartite motif-containing protein 65-like, which translates to MAQKGVQLDQETFSCSICLDLLKDPVTIPCGHSYCMNCIKSFWDEEDEKEIHSCPQCRQTFTPRPVLMKNTMLTDLVDPSKKLQENICSHHDEVMKMFCRTDQQCICYLCSVDEHKGHDTVSAAAERTERQRELELSRLKIQQRIQDREKDVKELQQEVEAINRSADKTVEDSEKMFTELIRLMEKRRSDVKQQIRSQQKTEVSRVKELQEKLQQEITELKRKDAELKQLSHTEDHNQFLHNYPSLSQLSESTDSSSIKIRPLRYFEDVTAAVSELRDKLQDILTEKWTNISLTLTEVDVLLSQPKHSTYMSVIV; encoded by the coding sequence ATGGCGCAAAAAGGAGTTCAGCTGGACCAGGAAACCTTCTCCTGTTCGATCTGTCTGGATCTACTGAAGGATCCAGTGACTATTCCCTGTGGACACAGCTACTGTATGAACTGTATTAAAAGCTTCtgggatgaagaggatgagaaGGAAATCCACAGCTGCCCTCAGTGTAGACAGACCTTCACACCGAGGCCTGTCctgatgaaaaacaccatgTTAACAGATTTAGTGGACCCCTCCAAGAAGCTCCAGGAGAACATCTGCTCTCATCatgatgaggtgatgaagaTGTTCTGTCGTACTGATCAGCAGTGtatctgttatctctgctctgtggatgAACATAAAGGCCATGACAcagtctcagctgcagcagaaaggactgagaggcagagagagctggagctgagtcgactaaaaatccagcagagaatccaggacagagagaaagatgtgaaggagctTCAACAGGAGGTGGAGGCTATCAATCGCTCTGCTGATAAAACAGTGGAGGACAGTGAGAAGATGTTCACTGAGCTGATCCGtctgatggagaaaagaaggtctgatgtgaagcagcagatcagatccCAGCAGAAAACTGAAGTGAGTCGAGTCAAAGAGCttcaggagaagctgcagcaggagatcactgagctgaagaggaaagatgctgagctgaagcagctctcacacacagaggatcacAACCAGTTTCTACACAACTACCCCTCACTGTCACAACTCAGTGAATCTACAGACTCATCCAGCATCAAGATCCGTCCTCTGAGGTACTTTGAggatgtgacagcagctgtgtcagagctcagagataaACTACAGGACATTCTGACAGAGAAATGGACAAACatctcactgacactgactgaagtggatgttttactgtcacaaccaaaacacagcacatacaTGTCTGTTATTGTCTGA
- the stard3nl gene encoding STARD3 N-terminal-like protein, whose amino-acid sequence MDSRCSSSADSRLTGRGVGSMNTTPICARVESYEAGEKKCISDVRRTFCLFVTFDLLFITLLWIIELNVNGGIQQQLNKEVLHYDYHASFFDIFLLAVFRFAALILAYAVCKLRHWWAIAITTAVSCAFLIAKVILSKLLSQGAFGYLLPIISFVLAWIETWLLDFKVLPQEAEDENRYQSIMDATERAPLMGPGPLSDGQFYSPPESVADSDEELDDKHDPEKGLIQQVT is encoded by the exons ATGGACAGCCGATGCAGCAGCAGCGCCGATTCCCGGCTGACCGGCAGGGGGGTGGGGTCTATGAACACCACGCCCATCTGTGCGAGGGTGGAGTCATACGAAGCCGGCGAGAAGAAGTGCATCTCCGACGTGAGGAGAACCTTCTGCCTCTTCGtcacctttgacctcctgttcATCACCTTGCTCTGGATCATAGAGCTCAAT gTGAACGGCggcatccagcagcagctgaataaaGAAGTCCTGCACTACGACTACCACGCCTCTTTCTTCGACATCTTT ctcctgGCTGTTTTCAGGTTTGCCGCTCTCATCTTGGCCTACGCCGTCTGTAAACTCCGTCACTGGTGGGCCATCGCA ATCACCACTGCAGTCAGCTGTGCTTTCCTGATTGCTAAAGTCATTTTATCAAAG cTGCTGTCTCAGGGAGCGTTCGGGTACCTGCTGCCCATCATCTCCTTCGTGTTGGCCTGGATAGAAACATGGCTGCTCGACTTCAAGGTTCTGCCTCAGGAGGCCGAAGACGAAAACA gatATCAGTCCATCATGGACGCCACAGAGCGAGCTCCTCTCATGGGTCCGGGTCCTTTATCTGACGGACAGTTCTACTCTCCACCAGAGTCTGTGGCAG aCTCTGACGAGGAACTGGACGATAAACATGATCCGGAAAAAGGGCTGATTCAGCAGGTGACCTAA
- the LOC108884773 gene encoding LOW QUALITY PROTEIN: tripartite motif-containing protein 16-like (The sequence of the model RefSeq protein was modified relative to this genomic sequence to represent the inferred CDS: inserted 1 base in 1 codon), translating to MAQKGVQLDQETFSCSICLDLLKDPVTIPCGHSYCMNCIKTHWDEEDQKKIHSCPQCRQTFTPRPVLMKNTMLAVLVEELKKTGLQAAPADHCYAGPEDVACDVCTGRKLKAVKSCLVCLVSYCEKHLQPHYDVAPLKKHKLVDPSKKLQENICSRHDEVMKMFCRTDQQCICYLCSVDEHKGHDTVSAAAERTERQRELELSRLKIQQRIQDREKDVKELQQEVEAINRSADKTAEDSEKMFTELIHLMEKRRSDVKQQIRSQQKTEVSRVKELQEKLQQEITELKRKDAELKQLSHTEDHNQFLHNYPSLSQLSESTDSSSIKIRPLRYFEDVTAAVSELRDKLQDILTEKWTNISLTLTEEDVLLSQPEPKTRAEFLRYSQEITLDPNTVNTWLLLSEGNRRATLTREDQSYSSHPDRFMRWSQVLSRXLSGCCYWEVEWRGEEVSVAVAYKNISREGISYECGFGHNDKSWALNCDKQIYKFWFNNIQTPVSGPQSSRVGVYLDHRAGILSFYSVSETMTLLHRVQTTFTQPLYAGLSLYSSYGDTAEFCKLT from the exons ATGGCACAGAAAGGAGTTCAGCTGGACCAGGAAACCTTCTCCTGTTCGATCTGTCTGGATCTACTGAAGGATCCAGTGACTATTCCCTGTGGACACAGCTACTGTATGAACTGTATTAAAACCCACTGGGATGAAGAAGATCAGAAGAAAATCCACAGCTGCCCTCAGTGTAGACAGACCTTCACACCGAGGCCTGTCctgatgaaaaacaccatgTTAGCAGTTTtagtggaggagctgaagaagactGGACTCCAAGCTGCTCCTGCTGATCACTGCTATGCTGGACCTGAAGATGTGGCCTGTGATGTCTGCACTGGAAGGAAACTGAAAGCTGTCAagtcctgtttggtttgtctggtCTCTTACTGTGAGAAACACCTGCAGCCTCATTATGATGTGGCTCCattaaagaaacacaagctggtgGACCCCTCCAAGAAGCTCCAGGAGAACATCTGCTCTCGTCACGATGAGGTGATGAAGATGTTCTGTCGTACTGATCAGCAGTGtatctgttatctctgctctgtggatgAACATAAAGGCCACGACAcagtctcagctgcagcagaaaggactgagaggcagagagagctggagctgagtcgactaaaaatccagcagagaatccaggacagagagaaagatgtgaaggagctTCAACAGGAGGTGGAGGCTATCAATCGCTCTGCTGATAAAACAGCGGAGGACAGTGAGAAGATGTTCACTGAGCTGATCCAtctgatggagaaaagaaggtctgatgtgaagcagcagatcagatccCAGCAGAAAACTGAAGTGAGTCGAGTCAAAGAGCttcaggagaagctgcagcaggagatcactgagctgaagaggaaagatgctgagctgaagcagctctcacacacagaggatcacAACCAGTTTCTACATAACTACCCCTCACTGTCACAACTCAGTGAATCTACAGACTCATCCAGCATCAAGATCCGTCCTCTGAGGTACTTTGAggatgtgacagcagctgtgtcagagctcagagataaACTACAGGACATTCTGACAGAGAAATGGACAAACatctcactgacactgactgaagaggatgttttactgtcacaacCAGAGCCCAAGACCAGAGCTGAGTTCTTAAGATATTCACAGGAAATCACACTGGAtccaaacactgtaaacacatggCTGTTATTATCTGAGGgaaacagaagagcaacatTAACTAGAGAGGACCAGTCTTACTCTAGTCACCCAGACAGATTCATGAGATGGTCTCAGGTCCTGAGTA GTCTGAGTGGAtgctgttactgggaggtggagtggagaggagaagaggtcAGTGTAGCAGTCGCATACAAGAATATCAGCAGAGAAGGGATCTCATATGAATGTGGATTTGGACACAATGATAAATCTTGGGCGTTAAATTGTGACAAACAAATCTATAAATTCTGGTTCAACAATATCCAAACTCCAGTCTCAGGTCCTCAGTCCTCCAGAGTAGGAGTGTACCTGGATCACAGAGCAGGtattctgtccttctacagcGTCTCTGAAACCAtgactctcctccacagagtccagaccacattcactcagcctctctatGCTGGACTTTCACTTTATTCTTCTTATGGAGACACTGCTGAGTTCTGTAAACTAACATAA
- the epdr1 gene encoding mammalian ependymin-related protein 1 has protein sequence MHRLLFVFLAAAGASVLGLPGLNASAGAGPCLAPLQWEGRWVLYDHSTGRNSRAAVSYDGLNQRIRVLQQHKKHTPCQKFFEYIYLYQSMVMFQIDQKTKDCSKIALTDTWDPFDIPDNSTFEDQYFIGGPGDNVEVQEWSDRKPARQHETWVGVYTMKDCYPVQETYTRNSSVTTSTRFFNLQLGISDPDVFTPPGTCQSARPERMPESDC, from the exons ATGCACCGACTGCTGTTCGTGTTTCTAGCCGCTGCCGGGGCCTCGGTTCTCGGCCTCCCTGGGCTGAACGCGTCGGCGGGAGCCGGGCCCTGCCTCGCCCCGCTGCAGTGGGAGGGCAGGTGGGTGCTGTACGACCACAGCACCGGGAGGAACAGCCGCGCCGCCGTCTCCTACGACGGCCTGAACCAGAGGATCCgagtcctgcagcagcacaagAAACACACCCCGTGTCAGAA GTTTTTCGAGTACATCTACTTGTACCAGAGCATGGTGATGTTCCAGATCGACCAGAAGACCAAGGACTGCTCAAAGATTGCTCTTACGGACACCTGGGATCCCTTCGACATCCCCGACAACTCCACCTTTGAGGACCAGTACTTCATCGGAGGCCCTGGGGACAACGTGGAGGTTCAGGAGTGGTCGGACAGGAAGCCGGCACGCCAAC ATGAGACCTGGGTTGGCGTTTACACCATGAAGGACTGCTACCCGGTGCAGGAGACCTACACCAGGAACAGCAGCGTCACCACGTCCACCCGCTTCTTCAACCTGCAGCTGGGCATCAGCGACCCCGACGTCTTCACCCCGCCCGGCACCTGCCAATCGGCTCGGCCCGAGAGGATGCCCGAGTCCGACTGCTGA